From Oenococcus sicerae, the proteins below share one genomic window:
- a CDS encoding polyprenyl synthetase family protein encodes MTKLWKGSYFVQKDIDQIKDILSQQHIELEPYKEKTDQLIQQNGKMIRAEITVLFGRNSLKKQANQTVGIEKLHKAAAAIELLHLATLVHDDVVDNASKRRGLTTLQHFFGNKNTVYLGDQLFTKYFQMVTDVAPSKAFIAYHAAMMEKILAGELMQDTLKFQTEVTLPQYYEAIKGKTAALFSLAAVTGIWVENSDENFEEKNPNFQAAFNFGYHLGMAFQMIDDLQDINPNSKTDKPKFEDIKDGIYTLPIILALENNHLFKEMISTQDIKSETIYKYFISHPELLQRSQTIAKNFLDQAQADLRKFADDSEMTELNKLIDKIQSLLDSANV; translated from the coding sequence ATGACGAAACTTTGGAAGGGTTCTTATTTTGTCCAAAAAGACATTGACCAAATCAAAGATATTTTATCACAGCAGCATATTGAGCTAGAACCCTATAAAGAGAAAACGGATCAGTTGATCCAACAAAATGGCAAAATGATCCGAGCGGAGATCACGGTCCTTTTTGGCCGCAATAGTTTAAAAAAACAAGCGAATCAAACTGTTGGTATTGAGAAGCTTCATAAGGCTGCAGCAGCGATCGAACTTTTGCATCTGGCTACCCTGGTTCACGATGATGTTGTAGACAATGCTAGCAAACGCCGCGGATTAACAACGCTGCAACATTTTTTCGGCAATAAAAATACAGTCTATTTAGGCGATCAGCTTTTCACGAAATATTTTCAAATGGTTACCGATGTTGCACCATCAAAGGCTTTCATTGCTTACCATGCTGCTATGATGGAAAAAATTCTTGCTGGTGAATTAATGCAAGATACGCTTAAATTCCAAACTGAGGTCACTTTGCCTCAGTATTATGAAGCGATCAAAGGCAAAACGGCCGCCCTTTTTAGCCTCGCAGCTGTCACTGGTATCTGGGTTGAAAATAGTGATGAAAATTTTGAGGAGAAAAATCCAAATTTTCAGGCCGCTTTTAATTTCGGTTATCATCTGGGAATGGCCTTTCAAATGATCGATGATCTGCAGGATATTAATCCAAATTCAAAAACAGATAAACCGAAATTCGAAGATATCAAAGATGGTATTTACACCTTGCCGATTATCTTAGCCTTGGAAAATAATCATCTTTTTAAAGAGATGATCAGTACACAGGATATCAAGTCCGAGACAATTTATAAATATTTTATCAGCCATCCGGAGCTCTTACAAAGAAGCCAAACTATTGCTAAGAACTTTTTAGATCAAGCACAGGCAGATCTTAGAAAATTCGCTGATGACTCAGAAATGACCGAATTAAACAAACTGATCGATAAAATTCAAAGCCTTTTAGATTCGGCCAATGTCTAA